From the Hippocampus zosterae strain Florida chromosome 13, ASM2543408v3, whole genome shotgun sequence genome, the window GTGTGAATCTGGCAGACTGCGTTGCACATTGCTGGGTTTTCTGGTGAACTGAGGCCGTTTTCTTTTCCACTGCCCCGGCGTAAGTGTCAATGTGGTGGCTTAATGTACACTCAACTTGACACCGCTGGTCTAAGTTGCGGCGCAGGTGGTGTAATGCAGTGCTGTTTTTGTCAACAATGATGATAACAAAATGATTTAGTTAGTGCCCGTTTTTTAATGAGACGATGACGAGCTAAACATTGCTCTTTGATGActaaaatatgacgtgacatGTGAGTTTTTTGTTGACGAGATAAGACTGGACGAGGCTAACTGTGGTCTGTCAGACATTAAAAATGCACGTCATATCATCCTATTGTGCATGTAATAtgtctctttaaaaaatatcagcGATGCTGCTGCAACCTATCCTTTGGTCACGCTCACCACCTGACCCGCACGCagggcacatgcacacactggaACAACACAACACGTCTGGGGTCACATACACAGACACGCTTTCCATTGATGGACCATGGCGGCAGTGTCAACAAAAGGGCTTGGTGGtcggaaacaaagaaaagaaatatggaGATACTTTCTGTACAACCCAGCAGAAAGAACAATTGTAGATGGCATTAATGGTAAATGTGACCACAAACTAGAAGGAAAGAATACTCTTAATCTCAAGAGGCAGGTAAATCGCAGCTAGTCTTGTTAATTTGCTAGCATTCAATGTTTGTCGATAATCGGCTTGTGATGATTTTCATTGTAAGCTTCAAGTTTTCCACGTAATTCCTGGCGCAAATGGGCTAACTTCAGGCTTAAGTTATTTTGGTTGAGCTAACAACATGGCTAAAGCAATTCATTAGCTTGTTGTGTTTATAATCAAACATTAAAAGTAGATTAAGGCACATGTAGGAATTATATCGTAAGTAGGCTCTGAAATATTTTCTGCTATTTAGTTGGATGataggttgaaatgtgtgaattattTCTTTTATATCACACAGGTGTCTCATGTTATTCTTAGATGCATTAATGGAATCAGGGTGTAAGCAGCAGTACAAGGTAAAACGGCAGCCCTCTAACTCAGATGGATACAATTTTTGcaggtggatttttctgcttaattccTTTTCCATGAACGCAATAGAACATCATGTTTAAACTAAGGGGGAGGCATAGAACAGAATTGTAAAGataatgtttgacttgactttccctttaatatatttttaaaataactccCAAGGCACAGTTATTTTTCTATATTTGCTCTAATACAGTATCTTATATGACATCATGTCCCAGTTTAGCGCTGGGTGCGGCGCACTATAATTACCTTTCATAGAACATCTGATATCACCCTGTGCCATTGCAGACATCTTTACAACATACGCCACCTACAGACCGGAGATGGTATCTGTTAAGCTGGTGTTGGTTGCGATTACACAAAAAGCTGAAGTGGATTCCTTCCCTGTGAGATAAAAATGCCCATAAAACTAAGAGCAATATTTTTTCGACATGTAGTATACttcaataaataatattttgtatttaaaaatatgctgtagttatggaaaaaaatgcatcctttacacacataaacacaagcAAACGCTTTCCCCGAGACATCAAGTTCTCTGTGCAGTTAAGCAAATGCTTGCACCCAGTCGTATTTCCCATGTACGGCGTTCCCAGTACGGCGTGGTCCTCATTGCTGTGGCGATAGGGACCTTCCTGTGCTAATAGCTTCATGACATTCATGTATTTGTGTCCCActtctcattttatgtggctcatTCAATCACTGATGTCAAGACACAATATGGATAGTCAGCTTCCAGTTTCCTCGACGTTACTTGCATTGTGTTCAGCTTGAAATTCGACTGCATCTTTACGTTTGGGTATTGGTAGTGGAACGCGTGGATATtattgtgcccccccccgaGCACGGTGGTGGGGGAATGTGTTGGCATGCTTTTTGTTTGTATCTAGATGGGGGTTATggaggttgggggttgggcacGGGGGAAATAAACCTGTGCCTGGCAGTAAAaacgcctcttttttttttttttgcctctcttgttttcaccacccccacccccaaaggcACCCTGAGTCTTCATGTCTTTGATCCATCTATTGtgtgattatgatgatgatgatgcacctCCAGCTGCGGCAGCGTACAATGCATCCGAGCATCGCTGCAAGTACAATTCCAGAGAGCAACCGATATATCATAAATGATGCCTTTCTCAAACACACTCattctcagttttgattgaccgTCACGGAGAGACATGATATTTCTTTAGTGTTGTGGTTGTACTTTGCTGTGTTGTACAGCTTGAGTTTATCCTCCTGAGTGTGTGTTCAATATTTTGCCTCTTTCAGGTAGTTTCATGAGGTAACCAAAACATTAGAATATTTCTATCAGTGGTCATAATATTGGTGGCAGGTGTATGTGTTGGAAAGAGTTAAAACTACGATGGGCGTAAGTAATGGTGGCAGCGGCAGCGCAGTTGTGGTTTCTGTGTCGTTAATATGTGCTGGCTATATTACGTATGCGCTTACAATGTACATTTTCTCTGTTCTACTGCTATTTTTAACGATTGGAGCTGCAGCATCCTCGCAGACCCATGAGGTGCGCTGTGGGGGAAGTAAACTGCTCGTTGTTTCCAGGCCAAATTTCTAACGATAATGATTTATAGAAATAAATGACACGCGTGACACTTTTAGGACACCCAAAAAAACTTATCTGCAAGAtttccaatcattttttttcaagctttaCTCAAAACCTGCAGCTGTGTTGATGACACTACCACATGTTTGGTAGTGTTGTGTGCACTGGATTGTGTTGATAAAAACAGCAAAAGGCGGACCTCTAGAAAGTGACGGAAGCGAGATGAAATTTGCGCGGCATGGGAGGAGAGAGTGAGGCGAGGAATCTGCTGAGTCATCGTGACTAGTCTCATGATGATCGCTTAGGTCAGAGCAGCAACAAGAGacactttttaaacacacacacacacacacacatagaggtCTGAGAGATGAGAGACAGACTTGCACAGCCCAACACAAAGCATCCCCTTGTGGAAATGTGCACCCGGTGGACTGATGTCATCTTTTGCACTCCTGTGTTGAGTTCTATCTCCAgccctttgttttttgtttccacgTTTAAGCAACTGCATGTAAACCACACACATGCatcatgtgtttgtttctgcCGTTCGATATTTGTCTTCCCGTCAAGTGGAGCTCCGCTCTCTCGCGTGCTGCTAAAGACGTGCGTGTACGTAATGTGTATGAAAGTATAAAAGGCTGAAACAGTTGGCTTTCCCCTGGAGTCCTTCCCACAAATTCTATCACTTCCTCTTCTCTCAGTTGACTTGTTAGCGATTGGCCTGAAGCCAACCAATAACGCTTCAACTTGACAAAAGCAGTGGGCACTATCACTGTAACGATCAAGAAACAGGAAGTCAGGGAAATTCTAAGAAATATTGTGTGTCACTTTCACTCATACAACCTGATATTGACGTGCAACGTTTGACATTCAAGCAACAGTCCTCGAGAGAATACAATAGGATTTGGTTTGTCTGTGCTTGACCTGGTGGGTAGTGATCCACAAGTAACAACACTTACTGGTGAAAATTATGAAGGTCTTTAGATCAGGCTCTTGCTTTTATGAAAGGTGGATaactgatgatgttttttttgcatttgtgcagGTCTGTTCAGAAGAACAAGGCTCCTGGGGCATGACGACGACAAACAAAGGAAATAAAGCCTTAAAGGTGAGGGAGCACATCCACCAAGTGGTCCAGTTTAGGCAGGTTCTGCACCGTACGGCTTGAATCCAGTAAACCCCGATTCGGCCGGAATTTATAGAACATTGCTGAGCGTTGAGGCAACATGGCAATAGCCATAAATAATATGACATCATTGCACAGCAGCTGGGGTCCTCCTTGGCTTCATCTTCTCTTCATTACATGACATGAAtatccagtaaaacgcacgtTGCGGCACAACGTGCAACACAAGGAATGCTCGCAACTCTAAATTCAGACTACGCTGTATACCAGCGATGTTCAAACTATGGCCCGAGCCAATTTTTCAGTGGCCTGcggcattaaaaaaaggacacttAACACGGCCCACAAGGCTTGTTGAAATAAAAGATGGAGGAGGTGGAGAGTGTCCAAAAAATAGGTGCCGCCTCTTCTAATAAATTGATTCACATACTGTGCAGTTTTCTAGATATGCAAAGATACAAAGGAACTGCTTTATTCATCACTAAAATAATACTACAAATTCACCACAAAAGATTGGGGAATCAAGATAATTCAATTTTAGAAGGTCCGATTTATGGACATATCAGTTGAATCACCCTCAaagaatgctgtaaaaatggtCGGCTCGCTgcagtttgattttgttttggttctgaatgtggaattgaattgaattctgAATTCTGAATGACATTCGGCCACTTTTCATTGCAGGTGTGGATCTAGTCTAGTGGGGACGGGGCCGCGGGGCACCCCAAAAATCTTGGACAATCCCAATTTGCCATTGCCATTTTTAAACAGAAAGCTGTTATGTCAGAATGTAATGAATAAatgtaattattaattaataaatgtaattattaattataaatgtaattatttattaATGTAATGAATAAAGTGGCCTCCTTACATTTTTCTGAATGCAGCCCTCAAATgacaaagtttggacacccctgctgcaTACTTtaagaataaatatataaatcaccCCAAAAACTAGGATGTCACAGGGGCTGCAAAAGACGAGCCGCGATATGCACGCGGCTCCAAGTAGCCCGCTCACTTTGTTGCATTTGACTGACAGAgctgtatttgatttgattccttCTTACTTGATGAAGGTGAAGCGAGAGCCAGGGGAGAATGGCACCAGCTTGACAGATGACGAGCTGGTGACCATGTCAGTGCGGGAGCTTAACCAGCATCTCCGGGGGCTCACCAAGGAGGAGATCCTGCAACTGAAGCAGCGGCGGCGCACCCTGAAGAATCGGGGCTACGCCGCCAGCTGTCGGGTGAAGAGAGTTACCCAGAAGGAAGAGCTGGAGAAGCAAAAGGCCCAGCTGCAACAGGAAGTGGACAAACTGGCCAATGAGAACGCTTCCATGCGCCTGGAGCTGGACGCTCTCAGGTCCAAGTACGAGGCCTTACAGACCTTTGCCAGGACTGTGGCAAGAAGCCCCAACGTGGGGGTCGGAGTCAGGgctggagggggaggaggaggggtggcgTCATCAGTCATTGGTCCACTCATACCCGGGAAGGCGGCAACGGCGACGAGCGTCATTACAATAGTCAAGTCCAAAACAGATGCGCGGTCTTGAGGGAGGTTTTCGATTGACAAAGGTGTGTCAGGATGGAATTCAGCTGCGTCCAAGAATTTCTTCTTCTCTGCTTGCCACGCCTCCTTCATTGCCTCAGTGGCCTGTGTCACTACACTGACTTGACACAGGTCACGAGCGCAGTCAAGGGCGAGACGGAAGCCGAGTATTTGGTCAGTACTTGCTAACAAAAGGATCTGACAATTTGAAGTTGATCACCCAAATGAGCTGTTGTAGTCGTGAGGACCCGATGTTTCCACCATTCCGTGGCTAAACAAACAGAAGGTAATGGCACATTTCTGTGATGGATGGAGAGACGGAATCATCTGATAGATCATCCATCTCATACGACCTGCAAGTTTAATTGGCTGCAGATGAGTCCCATCTAGCTGCAACTTTTTCACATCAGTCCAACGGAATCTAGATCTGAAAGGCAATTGTGTTACCTgtatttttactgttttgtaCCGTGTCGTCATTCACATGAGGTTCAAACTGTATTCTCTGTGTGTGAATTGTTAAATATCAGGAATTCTGTGAAATTCGTGATTGCATTGGTATTTGTTCTGTTTGGTCAGTTgtctttaggtttttttttttttttgacagtccTCTCATTCATATTTGCCCTTCCCTTTTGTTCAGTTCCTGTTGGCTTCTACTTCTACACCGGTAGCCAGCAGACGACGGACTTTAAAACCTAGTGGAAACATAAATATAATAGAAGGGAAaactaaatgtgaaaaaaaaaaatgttgacacatCTTCTGTATGATTCTCTCCAAGTAGAGTATACATTTGAAAACGTTTGGAAGGGCAAGTGCCTTGCATCCGCTAATTGAAATGtttggagaagaagaaaagctgAAGCGTATAATTATTATGTTATAATAATTGGGCCGTACCTGTGATCAATGGGATAAACTGTCGTCTGGATGTCTATGACAAAATTAACGCTGCATCGTTCTATGAGCTTGTAGTAGCCactagtaataataatagtagtaatAATACAATTGATGTGATTTTGCACTTACATGTGCTGTATCTACAAATTtatttca encodes:
- the mafgb gene encoding v-maf avian musculoaponeurotic fibrosarcoma oncogene homolog Gb isoform X2, which encodes MLFLDALMESGCKQQYKVCSEEQGSWGMTTTNKGNKALKVKREPGENGTSLTDDELVTMSVRELNQHLRGLTKEEILQLKQRRRTLKNRGYAASCRVKRVTQKEELEKQKAQLQQEVDKLANENASMRLELDALRSKYEALQTFARTVARSPNVGVGVRAGGGGGGVASSVIGPLIPGKAATATSVITIVKSKTDARS
- the mafgb gene encoding v-maf avian musculoaponeurotic fibrosarcoma oncogene homolog Gb isoform X1 → MATWHRREAGGQRSKLGESARLRLGGARKQVRPPIAVRTVRLICGKRHSEVCSEEQGSWGMTTTNKGNKALKVKREPGENGTSLTDDELVTMSVRELNQHLRGLTKEEILQLKQRRRTLKNRGYAASCRVKRVTQKEELEKQKAQLQQEVDKLANENASMRLELDALRSKYEALQTFARTVARSPNVGVGVRAGGGGGGVASSVIGPLIPGKAATATSVITIVKSKTDARS
- the mafgb gene encoding v-maf avian musculoaponeurotic fibrosarcoma oncogene homolog Gb isoform X3, whose product is MTTTNKGNKALKVKREPGENGTSLTDDELVTMSVRELNQHLRGLTKEEILQLKQRRRTLKNRGYAASCRVKRVTQKEELEKQKAQLQQEVDKLANENASMRLELDALRSKYEALQTFARTVARSPNVGVGVRAGGGGGGVASSVIGPLIPGKAATATSVITIVKSKTDARS